The DNA region TCACGCTTGAACTGATGGAGAAGTTCACGCCGTGGGAGTACGCGCGGGCCACGAAGGTCGAACTGACCGACGCGGGCGGCACACTGGCGGGCCGTTACGCCCCGACCGTGCGCAACCCGATCGGGCACCTCCCGGGCGGCGGTCTGGTGCTCGGCGTCGCCGACGTGGTCGTCGCCAACGACCCGATCACCGGCCAGGGCTCCAACTCGGCGGCCAAGTGCGCCGCCACGTACCTCGACGCGATCGTCGAGCACGGCGACCGGCCCTTCGACGAGGCGTGGATGCGGGCCACCTTCGACCGCTACTGGGAGACCGCCCAGCACGTCACGAAGTGGACCAACGCGATGCTCGGCGTCCCGCCGGAGCACGTCCTGAACCTGATCGGCGCGGCGGGGCAGCTGCAGCCGGTGGCCGACCGGTTCGCGAACGGCTTCGACAACCCGGCGGACTTCGAGAACTTCTTCTTCGAGCCGGAGAAGACCGCGGCCTACCTGGAGTCGGTCGCCGGGGCGGCCGGGGCCTGAGCCCGGCTGCCCTCCGGCGGCTGAGCCGGTTCGTCCGACAGACCCTCGTCCGCGCCGTCCGTGGCTCCCGCCGGGAGCTCGGGCGGCGCGAACGTGTCCAGGGGCCGAGCCGCCGGGTCCGGGCGTACGGCGCCGAGCAGCGGGTTGGCGGCGATCGGGGAGACCTTGATCCGGGCGCCGGGGCGCGGGGCGTGCACGACCATGCCGTCGCCGAGGTAGAGGGCGATGTGGGTGGCCTCGGGGAAGTAGACCACCAGGTCGCCGGGGCGCAGGTCGGTCAGCGCCACGTGCGGGAGGGTCTCCCACTGCTCCTGGCTGGTGCGGGGGAGCTCCCGGCCGGCCGCCGCCCAGGCCGCCTGGGTCAGGCCGGAGCAGTCGTACGTGTCGGGGCCCTCCGCGCCCCACTCGTACGGCTTGCCGACCTGCCCGACCGCGAAGCGCAGCGCCTCGCCGCCGGCCTGCGACGGGGTACGGGTCGGGTCGAGGGCGCCGTCGAGCGCGCCGGAGCCGAGCAGGGCGCTCTGGGCGCCGGCGGTCGCCTGCGTCTCCAGGGAGGCGAGCCGGGCGAGCTGGTCGGGGGAGAGGCCGGCGAGCAGCCGTTCGACCTCGCGGAGCTTCGCCTCGACCGTCTCCTTCTGCTTCTTCCGGCCGCCGAGCAGCGCGGTGCGGCGTTCCAGGGCGGTGCGGGAGGCGGCGGCGAGGGCGTCCGCCTGCTTCTCGGCGGTCTGCAGGCGGGCGACGGCGGCGGCCCGTTCGCGGGCGGCGCGGGCGAGCAGCCGGCGCTGGTCGAGGGCCTCGCCGGGGTCGGCGGAGAGCAGCAGTCCGAGGTACGGGGAGAGCTCGCCGCTGCTGCGGTACTGCTGGCGCGCGAGCCGCCCCACCTCGTCGCGGCCCTTCTGCAGCGCGGCGCGGGCGGTGGCAAGGCGGGCGCCGGTCTTCCGGGTGTCGGCGGCCTGTTTCTTCAGGGCCTCGTCGGCGGCGTTGTAGGCCTCGCTGGCGCGTTCGGTCTCCTGGTAGAGGGTGCGGAGCCGGGTGAGGAGGCCGCCGACGGAGTCGGTGGGGTCGGTGGGGGCGGCGGCGGCTCCGGCCGCTCCGGCGACCGTCGTCGACAGGGCCAGGACCCCCGTGAGGACCCCCGCCAGTGCTCCCGTACAGACCGTGCGCAGCAGGCGTCCCGGCACGTCACCACCTCCAGGTGGATGATGACGGGACGGATGGTGTGATTACCGGACCATCGGCGCGGTGCGCGGCGCGCTCACTCGGACGGCGCAGCGGGCTTGGGGCCGGGCCCGGGCTCGGGCTTGGGCCTGGGCGACGGTTTCGACCACGGCCACTTCAGCTCGCGCCGCTCGCGCCCGCCCGGCGCGTACTCGTACACCCAGCCGCGCTGCAGCCCGAGCCGCTTGGTGTAGCCGGCGGGCTCGCGGCGGTACGCGTACACGGTGGCCGGGTGCCCGTCGTGGGCCGGGACCGGCACCTCGTACCACTTCGGGGGGTGCCCGGTCGGGCCGACGAGCACGGGCAGGACCCGGCCGTCGAGGGGCCCGCCGCGGAAGGGGGTGTTCTCGCTCTTCACCCCACCAGTGTCCCCTCTGGCCCCTCTGGCCGGTTCAGAGGAGGTGCGCGGCCTGGCTCACCACGGGGATCACGCGCCTGGCCAGCCGGCCCACCGGGCCCGCGGCCCGCTCCTGGGAGAGCAGCCGGGCGACGACGTCGGCGGTCTCCGCGTCGCCGGCGGCGGTCGCGGTGAGCAGCGCGACCAGATGGTCGACCAGCCAGTCCCGCAGCTCGGCGGCCGGCGGGCGCTTGCCCTCGTCGACCCAGATCAGCGAAGCCGCCTCGACGGCCGCGATCCAGGTCCGCACCATCATCCCGAGCCGCGGCCCGGGCGCGCCCACGCCCAGATGGAAGAGGATCTGCTCGGCGGCGGCCCGCCGCACCTCGTCGACGATCGCGCTGGTCCGCGAGGTCTCGGCGACGCTCCCGCCGCGCAGCAGGGCGGCGAACCCCGCGTCGTGCTGGTCCACGAAGGCCAGATAGCGGTCCAGTACCCGGGAAAGGCGCTCGGTGGGCGGCCCCTCGGGCGGCTCGGCGAAGCAGCGCTCCAGCGCGTCGGCGGAGGAGCGCAGCGCCGCCTCGTACAGCTGCTGCTTCCCGCCGGGGAAGTACCGGTACACGAGCGGCCGCGACACCCCCGCCGCCTCGGCGACGTCGTCGAGCGACACGTCCTCCGGCGGCCGGTGCGCGAACAGCGTCAACGCGGCTTCAAGCAGCTGCCGCCGCCGCTCCTCGACGCTGAGGCGGCGGTACGCGGGCGAGGCGGCACTGGTCATGCCCGCAGCGTAACCCCCGCGGGGGCGACGCCCGAGGGGCGATGTCAGGTCAGGCCAACAACCCCGACGACCTCCACAGCCGCCGGCCCGCGCCCCGCAGCACGCCGATGTCGTCGAGGAAGTCCGTCAGCCGCTTCGCGCCCGACTGCATCACCTCGCGCCGGTGGCCGCTGGCCCTCACCTGGGCGACGGCCTCGCGGCGGTCCAGGCCGACGTTGTCGTAGACGGCGGGGTTGATGAAGCAGGTGGAGAAGACCCGGGCGGCCTCGCCGCAGCTGAGGCGGGTGAACTCCTGCTCCCAGCGCGGGGCGGTGATCATCTGGCGGCGGAGTTCCTCGCGGGCGTAGCGCACGTGGCGGGCCTCCTCGACCACGTGGATGCGGGTGACCCCGCGGACCAGCGGCTGGACCCGCTCGTCCGGGAAGGTCAGGCGCTGCATCCAGTCGAGGATCTCCTCGCCGAGGAGGGTCGCGGCGAAGGAGCCGGGGGTGGTGGAGACGGTCTTCAGGACGCGGCCGAGGTTGTGGTAGATCCGCGGCACCGGGTACTCGGGCGCGCCGCCGCGCCGGATCAGCCGGGCGAACATCATCGAGTGGCGGCACTCGTCGGCGATCTCGGTGAGGGCATACCGCACATGACTGCTGGTCAGCGACTTGTCGTAGATGTGCCGGACGAGCAGCTGCATGAGGATGATCTCGAACCAGATGCCCAGCGAGGCGAGCGACGCGGCCTCGTGCCGGGACAGGTCGATCCGCTGCTCCTCGGACATCCGGCGCCAGAGCGGGGTGCCGTAGAGGGAGACCAGTTCCGGCGGCCAGAACCACTTGCCGTCCTCGAAGGGCGCGTTCCAGTCGAGCTCGGTCTCGGGGTCGTAGGAGTGCTTGAGGGAGGACTCCAGGAGCCGCTGTGCGACCTGCTCGCGGTCGCGCAGCGGCCCGAGGGCGTCCCGCAGGAGGCTGAAGTCGGGCTCGGTCAGGCGGGGCATGCCATTTATAAGACTCCTCGTCAGTAACTCGGTCAATCCCTCGCGCACGACTTGTTGACCCTGCGTCTACCAACGTGTGAGCCTGCTGGAAGACAGCGGGAAGGAGCCGTCAGTGTCGACGCACGACTTCTACGTCCGGGCCCCGGGGGAGCCGATCTGGTCGGTGCCGGCGTCCGGCGCCGCCCGTTTCACCTGGGAGTACGACCCCCAGGCCGACGACGGCCAGAGCGGTCAGAGCGGCCAGAACCGCCTCCTCGCCCTCTACCAGAAGGGCAAGGACAAGCAGTGGGACGGCGCCAAACGCATCGACTGGGACCTGGAGGTCGACCCGTACGACCCGCTCGGCACCCCTGACGAGGCCCTGTCCCTGTACGGCACACGGCACTGGGCCAAGCTCACCGAGAAGGACAAGGGCGAGCTGCGCCGGCACTACACCTCCTGGCAGTTCAGCCAGTTCCTGCACGGCGAGCAGGGCGCGATGATCTGCGCCGCCCGGATCGTGGAGTCGGTGCCCGACCTGGACGCCAAGTTCTACTCGGCGACCCAGACCATGGACGAGGCCCGGCACGCCGAGATCTACGCGCGCTTCCTCCAGGAGAAGATCGGGATGCTCTACCCGATCAACGACAACCTCCAGGGCCTGCTCGGCGACACCCTCCGCGACACCCGCTGGGACATGCCCTACCTCGGCATGCAGGTGCTGATCGAGGGCCTCGCCCTCGCCGCCTTCGGCATGATCCGCGACACCACCGACAAGCCGCTGCCCAAGCAGATCCTGGCGTACGTGATGCAGGACGAGGCCCGCCACGTGGCCTTCGGCCGGATGGCGCTGCGCGACTACTACAAGCAGCTCACCGACGCCGAACTGCGCGAGCGCGAGGAGTTCGTCATCGAGGGCTGCTACCTGATGCGCGACCGGCTGCGCGGCGTCGAGGTCCTGGAGAACTTCGGCATCCCGAAGCAGGAGGCCGAGGACCTCAGCGAACAGAGCGAGTTCCTGCACCTCTTCCGCAAGCTGCTCTTCAGCCGGATCGTGCCCTGCGTCAAGGACATCGGCCTCTGGGGCGAGCGCCTCCAGAAGGCCTACCTCGACATGGGCGTCTTCGACCTCGGCGACTCCAACCTCGACCTCCTCATGACCCAGGACGAGGAGATCGCGGAGGCCCTCGACCGCGAACGCTTCGCGGCGGAGGAGGCGCTGCGGGTCGCCGAGGTGACGGAGGCGATCGCGGAGGGCTCCGAGTAGTACCCGCGAGGACGGGGTGAGCCCCCGGCGCCGGGAATCCGGCACCGGGGGCTCACTCGTACACGACCCGAAGGGCCTCGGATCACCCGAAGCCGAGCTTCTCGTTCCAGCCGGACCCGATGACGGTCTTCACCGGGGCGTTGGTGTTGGTGGTCGACGGGTGGTAGATCGCCATGTGACCGTCGGACACGAAACGGGCCCAGATGTCCGGGATGCCGTCGCCGCTGATGTCCGGGATGCCGATGGCCCAGTCGACGTTGGTCTTGGTCCAGCTGGTGCCGAAGGAGACGTCGCCGTTGAGCGAGTTCGCCGCCAGCTTGATGGACTCCAGGTCGACGCTGCCGGCCACCGCGCCGGGCTTGCCGTGGCGGACGTACATGTTGCCGTTGTCGGTGTTGCGCCAGAGCAGGTCGGGCGTGCCGTCCTTGTTCATGTCCGCGATGTTGACGATGTCACGCGGTGCCCACGCGGTGCCCTCCATCAGCGTGGCGGCCTGGAAGGCGCCGCCGGTGTAGCCGGAGAGCACCCAGAAGGCGGTCCCGGCCCGCAGCGCGAGGTCGGGGTGCTTGTCGCCGGTGATGTCACCGACGGCCTTCAGCTGGGTCCAGGTGGACGGCGCGGGCGCGTTCGACGGCAGGCGGACCTTCATCCGCTGGCCGACGTCGAAGGAGCCGTAGCCGTCGCCCGGGTAGAGCCAGAAGCCTCCGTCGGGGGTGACGGCGAAGAGGTCCGTCGTGCCGTCACCGGGGTAGGCGTCCTGGTAGTGCGCGATCAGCGCGGCCTTGCCGGTCGTCGCGTCGTACCAGTGCCCGGTCGGGTTGAGCACCGGCTTGCCGTCGGCGCCCATGGTGTACGAGGCGGACAACTGGCTGTACAGCTCGCCGCCCGGCTGGCCCGTGCCGCCGACCGGCGCGCCCGGGTACGTCCGCAGGGTGCCGTCGGCGTTGATGACCAGCAGGTCGGGCGTGCCGTCGCCGCCCGTGTCACCGGGGGCGTCCTCGCTCTCCTTCGGCGGGACGTAGGTGGTGTAGTCGGTCCGCACGCTCGGGTTGCCGAGGCTGTCGTAGGCGTAGACCTGGAGCGTGTTCGGGCCGGCGTTCAGCGGCTTCAGGGCGGACACGGTGGCCAGGCCGTTGGCATCGGCGTTGACCGTGACCGGGGTGACGCCGCCCCAGGCGTACGTGAACTTCACGGCGCCGGGGGACTCGAAGGTGATGGGCCCGGTCTGGCCGAACT from Streptomyces fradiae includes:
- a CDS encoding C40 family peptidase, with translation MPGRLLRTVCTGALAGVLTGVLALSTTVAGAAGAAAAPTDPTDSVGGLLTRLRTLYQETERASEAYNAADEALKKQAADTRKTGARLATARAALQKGRDEVGRLARQQYRSSGELSPYLGLLLSADPGEALDQRRLLARAARERAAAVARLQTAEKQADALAAASRTALERRTALLGGRKKQKETVEAKLREVERLLAGLSPDQLARLASLETQATAGAQSALLGSGALDGALDPTRTPSQAGGEALRFAVGQVGKPYEWGAEGPDTYDCSGLTQAAWAAAGRELPRTSQEQWETLPHVALTDLRPGDLVVYFPEATHIALYLGDGMVVHAPRPGARIKVSPIAANPLLGAVRPDPAARPLDTFAPPELPAGATDGADEGLSDEPAQPPEGSRAQAPAAPATDSR
- a CDS encoding TetR/AcrR family transcriptional regulator — its product is MTSAASPAYRRLSVEERRRQLLEAALTLFAHRPPEDVSLDDVAEAAGVSRPLVYRYFPGGKQQLYEAALRSSADALERCFAEPPEGPPTERLSRVLDRYLAFVDQHDAGFAALLRGGSVAETSRTSAIVDEVRRAAAEQILFHLGVGAPGPRLGMMVRTWIAAVEAASLIWVDEGKRPPAAELRDWLVDHLVALLTATAAGDAETADVVARLLSQERAAGPVGRLARRVIPVVSQAAHLL
- a CDS encoding diiron oxygenase, with the translated sequence MPRLTEPDFSLLRDALGPLRDREQVAQRLLESSLKHSYDPETELDWNAPFEDGKWFWPPELVSLYGTPLWRRMSEEQRIDLSRHEAASLASLGIWFEIILMQLLVRHIYDKSLTSSHVRYALTEIADECRHSMMFARLIRRGGAPEYPVPRIYHNLGRVLKTVSTTPGSFAATLLGEEILDWMQRLTFPDERVQPLVRGVTRIHVVEEARHVRYAREELRRQMITAPRWEQEFTRLSCGEAARVFSTCFINPAVYDNVGLDRREAVAQVRASGHRREVMQSGAKRLTDFLDDIGVLRGAGRRLWRSSGLLA
- a CDS encoding ferritin-like domain-containing protein: MSTHDFYVRAPGEPIWSVPASGAARFTWEYDPQADDGQSGQSGQNRLLALYQKGKDKQWDGAKRIDWDLEVDPYDPLGTPDEALSLYGTRHWAKLTEKDKGELRRHYTSWQFSQFLHGEQGAMICAARIVESVPDLDAKFYSATQTMDEARHAEIYARFLQEKIGMLYPINDNLQGLLGDTLRDTRWDMPYLGMQVLIEGLALAAFGMIRDTTDKPLPKQILAYVMQDEARHVAFGRMALRDYYKQLTDAELREREEFVIEGCYLMRDRLRGVEVLENFGIPKQEAEDLSEQSEFLHLFRKLLFSRIVPCVKDIGLWGERLQKAYLDMGVFDLGDSNLDLLMTQDEEIAEALDRERFAAEEALRVAEVTEAIAEGSE